A DNA window from Streptococcus mutans contains the following coding sequences:
- the prfB gene encoding peptide chain release factor 2 (programmed frameshift) codes for MDMAEIRQNIVENKEKLTSFRRSLDLDRLEEEIALLENQMTEPDFWDDNIAAQKTSQELNELKLKYETFNSMQELSDETELLQEMLEEDDSLQGELEEDLVKLDKIMTSYEMTLLLSEPYDANNAILEIHPGSGGTEAQDWGDMLLRMYTRFGNAKGFKVDVLDYQAGDEAGIKSVALSFEGPNAYGLLKSEMGVHRLVRISPFDSAKRRHTSFASVEVMPELDDTIEVDIRDEDIKMDTFRSGGAGGQNVNKVSTGVRLTHIPSGIVVASTVDRTQYGNRDRAMKMLQAKLYQMEQEKKAQEVDALKGDKKEITWGSQIRSYVFTPYTMVKDHRTNYEVSQVDRVMDGELDGFIDAFLKWRME; via the exons ATGGATATGGCAGAAATTCGCCAAAATATAGTAGAAAATAAAGAGAAGTTGACTAGCTTTCGGAGGTCTCTT GACTTAGATCGCTTAGAAGAAGAGATCGCTCTTTTAGAAAATCAAATGACAGAACCAGACTTCTGGGATGACAATATTGCTGCCCAAAAGACATCACAAGAGTTAAACGAACTTAAGCTCAAATATGAAACCTTCAACAGCATGCAGGAACTGTCGGATGAGACAGAATTGTTGCAAGAAATGTTAGAAGAAGATGATAGTTTGCAAGGCGAACTTGAAGAAGACCTTGTCAAGCTTGATAAGATTATGACCAGTTATGAGATGACGCTTCTTTTATCAGAACCCTATGATGCTAACAATGCTATTTTGGAGATCCATCCGGGTTCTGGCGGTACAGAAGCCCAAGACTGGGGTGATATGCTGCTGAGAATGTATACCCGCTTTGGGAATGCCAAGGGTTTCAAAGTAGACGTTTTGGATTATCAAGCTGGTGATGAGGCTGGTATTAAATCAGTCGCTTTATCTTTTGAAGGTCCAAATGCTTATGGTCTTTTAAAATCAGAAATGGGTGTTCACCGTTTGGTCAGAATCTCACCATTTGATTCAGCCAAACGTCGCCACACTTCCTTTGCCTCTGTTGAGGTCATGCCAGAGCTTGATGATACCATAGAAGTAGATATTAGAGATGAAGATATCAAGATGGATACTTTCCGTTCTGGTGGTGCTGGCGGACAAAATGTGAATAAAGTGTCAACTGGAGTTCGCTTAACCCATATTCCTAGCGGCATTGTTGTTGCTTCGACGGTAGATCGTACCCAATATGGAAATCGCGATCGAGCCATGAAAATGCTTCAGGCTAAACTTTATCAAATGGAGCAGGAAAAAAAGGCTCAAGAAGTGGATGCTCTCAAAGGTGACAAAAAGGAAATCACTTGGGGCAGTCAAATTCGTTCTTATGTTTTCACACCTTATACTATGGTGAAAGATCATCGGACAAACTATGAAGTTTCTCAGGTAGATAGGGTCATGGATGGTGAACTGGATGGTTTTATTGACGCCTTTCTCAAATGGCGTATGGAATAA
- a CDS encoding esterase family protein — protein sequence MHFERRSHWSGQLGREMYFNVYGHAGKPIIVFPSSGGSQNEYGDFGMIEACQSFIDRGLVKFYTPDSLDRESWLAEGKSGHDMALAHEAYDRYIVHELVPLIRYESNWDGMMMATGCSMGAFHTVNFSLRHPDLFDISVALSGVYDARFFTGEFYGDPAVYYNSPIDYLWNQEDSWFLDRYRRNRFIVAVGQGAWEEPHIIDTIRLKEAFEAKSIPAWFDFWGSDVAHDWEWWRVQMPYFLGKLEEEGRI from the coding sequence ATGCATTTTGAGAGAAGAAGTCACTGGTCTGGTCAATTGGGCCGAGAAATGTATTTTAATGTTTACGGACATGCTGGAAAACCGATTATTGTCTTTCCATCATCGGGCGGCAGTCAGAATGAATATGGTGACTTTGGTATGATTGAAGCCTGCCAAAGTTTTATTGACCGCGGTTTGGTAAAATTTTACACACCTGATTCTTTAGATAGGGAGTCATGGTTAGCTGAGGGAAAATCAGGTCATGATATGGCTCTAGCGCATGAAGCCTATGATCGCTATATCGTTCATGAATTAGTACCACTGATTCGTTACGAATCCAATTGGGATGGGATGATGATGGCGACTGGTTGTTCAATGGGAGCTTTTCATACGGTGAATTTTTCCCTGCGTCATCCAGATTTATTTGATATTTCTGTAGCCCTATCTGGGGTTTATGATGCGCGTTTCTTTACAGGTGAATTTTATGGGGATCCTGCTGTTTACTACAATTCTCCTATTGATTACCTCTGGAATCAAGAAGATTCTTGGTTCTTAGATCGCTATCGCCGCAATCGCTTCATCGTTGCGGTCGGTCAGGGAGCATGGGAAGAGCCGCATATTATTGATACCATTCGCTTGAAAGAAGCTTTTGAAGCCAAATCAATTCCAGCATGGTTTGACTTCTGGGGTTCAGATGTTGCTCATGACTGGGAATGGTGGCGCGTGCAGATGCCTTATTTCTTAGGAAAACTGGAAGAAGAAGGACGAATTTAA
- a CDS encoding MBL fold metallo-hydrolase, giving the protein MKILRTLNDAARESTYYLVNEEAVLLIDPGSNGDDILAQLKEINKPIAAILLTHTHYDHIMSLDLVRQHFNYPPVYVSEKEASWLGSPIDNLSGLSRHSDMEDVVAAPADFFFNDNMDYHIAGFHFKVVPTPGHSWGSVSFIFIDEEIVFSGDALFKESIGRTDLPTGNFDELINSIKENLFSLPNHFKVFPGHGFDTTIGHEKNFNPFFNQ; this is encoded by the coding sequence ATGAAAATCTTAAGAACTTTAAACGATGCTGCTCGTGAAAGCACCTATTACCTTGTTAATGAAGAGGCAGTCCTCTTGATAGACCCTGGAAGCAATGGTGATGATATCCTTGCTCAATTAAAGGAAATCAATAAACCTATTGCTGCTATTTTACTGACCCATACCCATTACGACCACATTATGAGTCTTGATTTGGTACGGCAGCATTTTAATTATCCGCCAGTCTATGTTTCTGAAAAAGAGGCTTCTTGGCTGGGCAGCCCTATTGACAATTTATCAGGATTGAGTCGTCACAGTGATATGGAAGATGTGGTTGCTGCTCCTGCTGACTTTTTCTTTAATGATAATATGGATTACCATATAGCTGGCTTTCATTTCAAAGTTGTTCCAACACCCGGACATTCTTGGGGAAGTGTTTCCTTTATTTTTATAGATGAAGAAATAGTTTTTTCGGGAGATGCTCTCTTTAAAGAAAGTATTGGGCGTACTGATTTGCCTACTGGAAATTTTGATGAGCTCATTAACAGTATCAAAGAAAACCTTTTTAGCCTGCCAAATCATTTTAAAGTTTTCCCAGGGCATGGCTTTGATACAACAATTGGGCATGAAAAGAACTTCAACCCTTTCTTTAACCAGTAA
- a CDS encoding ABC transporter ATP-binding protein yields the protein MQIKDFNLKINQQLLLDNVSMSFANQKLNLIIGRNGVGKTLLLDLISDLDHNRPENFHDFPKNSRIIYHSQGLPFIAEATVKDTITLIGDLSEDSAITMEHLPQKIRNNLNKPFGSLSMGERRYLTIWLFLQIERDLYIFDEPFANLDLSVISDILSLFYDKLDQGKQLIITSHQFDFLVPEKTQIIFIEDKQIKFNDSLTAFLAYYHSFGQAFDIQ from the coding sequence ATGCAGATCAAAGATTTTAATTTAAAAATAAATCAGCAGTTATTATTGGATAATGTCAGTATGTCCTTTGCCAATCAAAAATTAAATCTTATTATCGGTAGAAATGGTGTAGGAAAGACACTGTTATTGGATTTAATTTCTGACTTAGACCATAATAGACCTGAAAATTTTCACGATTTTCCTAAGAATAGTCGAATTATTTATCATAGTCAAGGCTTACCCTTTATTGCAGAGGCCACTGTAAAAGATACAATAACTTTAATTGGAGATTTGTCCGAGGATAGTGCTATCACAATGGAGCACCTTCCTCAAAAAATTAGAAATAATTTGAATAAACCTTTTGGTTCCTTGTCTATGGGAGAGCGCAGGTATTTGACCATCTGGTTATTTTTGCAAATCGAAAGAGACTTATATATTTTCGACGAACCGTTTGCTAATTTGGATCTCAGTGTTATCTCTGATATCTTGAGTCTCTTTTATGATAAACTTGATCAAGGAAAGCAGTTAATCATCACCTCTCATCAATTTGACTTTTTGGTTCCTGAAAAAACACAAATCATTTTTATTGAGGACAAACAAATCAAATTTAATGATAGTCTTACAGCTTTTTTAGCCTATTATCATTCATTTGGTCAAGCTTTTGATATACAATAG
- a CDS encoding (S)-acetoin forming diacetyl reductase has translation MTKVAIVTGAGQGIGLAIAKRLHADGFKIGMLDYNTQAVQEAAASISKEDALAVTVDVSKREAVFDAFDQIVKKFGDLSVVVNNAGLGPTTPVETITEEQFKQVYGVNVGGVIWGTQAAYKHFKALGHGGKIINASSQAGVVGNPELTLYSGTKFAVRGITQVTARDLAKDGITVNAFAPGIVKTPMMYDIAHKVGQNAGKDDEWGMQQFAKDITLQRLSKPEDVANVVSFLASPDSDYVTGQTILVDGGMQFH, from the coding sequence ATGACAAAAGTTGCAATTGTTACTGGTGCAGGTCAGGGAATTGGCCTTGCTATTGCTAAACGTCTTCATGCCGATGGTTTTAAAATTGGCATGCTTGATTACAATACTCAAGCAGTTCAAGAAGCTGCTGCTAGTATTTCCAAGGAAGATGCCCTAGCAGTAACAGTAGATGTTTCAAAACGTGAGGCTGTTTTTGATGCTTTTGATCAAATTGTTAAAAAATTTGGAGATTTGTCAGTTGTGGTCAACAATGCAGGCCTTGGACCAACGACTCCAGTTGAAACAATTACTGAAGAACAATTTAAACAGGTCTACGGTGTTAATGTCGGAGGTGTCATTTGGGGAACGCAAGCTGCTTATAAGCATTTTAAAGCTTTGGGACATGGCGGAAAGATTATCAATGCCAGTTCACAAGCTGGGGTTGTCGGAAATCCAGAGTTGACACTCTATTCAGGAACTAAATTTGCTGTACGCGGAATCACTCAGGTAACAGCGCGTGACTTAGCTAAAGATGGCATTACAGTTAATGCTTTTGCGCCTGGTATTGTTAAAACACCGATGATGTATGATATTGCTCATAAGGTCGGTCAAAATGCTGGAAAAGATGATGAGTGGGGCATGCAACAATTTGCCAAAGACATCACTTTGCAGCGTTTATCAAAACCAGAAGATGTTGCCAATGTCGTTTCTTTCTTGGCTAGCCCTGATTCAGATTATGTTACTGGTCAAACTATATTGGTTGATGGTGGCATGCAGTTTCATTAA
- the ftsE gene encoding cell division ATP-binding protein FtsE — MALIQMKGVTKKYNRGATALRNITISVNQGEFVYLVGPSGAGKSTFIRLLYREERTTKGALKVGKFNLAKMKKREIPILRRSIGVVFQDYKLLPNKTVFENIAFAMEVIGEKPRVIKKRVTEVLDLVGLKHKMRSFPDQLSGGEQQRVAIARAIVNNPQVLIADEPTGNLDPEISWEIMQLLERINLQGTTVLMATHNRQIVDTLRHRVVAIEDGRIVRDEEEGEYGYND; from the coding sequence ATGGCATTAATTCAGATGAAGGGTGTTACGAAAAAGTATAACCGCGGTGCAACTGCTCTGCGAAATATAACAATTTCAGTTAATCAAGGTGAATTTGTTTATTTAGTTGGTCCATCAGGTGCTGGAAAGTCAACCTTTATTAGATTGCTTTATCGTGAAGAAAGAACGACTAAAGGGGCTCTTAAAGTTGGGAAATTTAATTTAGCTAAGATGAAGAAAAGAGAAATTCCCATCCTGCGTCGTAGTATTGGGGTTGTCTTCCAAGATTATAAACTCTTGCCTAACAAAACGGTCTTTGAAAATATTGCTTTTGCCATGGAAGTTATCGGTGAAAAACCGCGTGTTATTAAAAAGCGTGTAACAGAAGTTCTTGATTTAGTCGGGCTGAAACACAAAATGCGCTCTTTTCCAGATCAATTATCAGGTGGTGAACAGCAACGGGTGGCAATCGCACGTGCCATTGTCAATAATCCGCAGGTTTTGATTGCCGATGAACCTACAGGTAACTTGGATCCTGAAATTTCATGGGAAATTATGCAGTTGCTTGAACGTATTAATCTTCAAGGGACGACTGTTTTGATGGCAACTCATAATCGCCAAATTGTAGATACACTTCGTCATCGTGTTGTTGCCATTGAAGATGGTCGTATTGTTCGTGATGAAGAGGAAGGAGAGTATGGATATAATGATTAG
- a CDS encoding ATP-grasp domain-containing protein, with product MDRKMNFVMISPHFPANFETFAHRLYENGINTLGIADTPYEQLSQGLRDHLTEYYRVDNMEDYDQVYRAVAYFAHKYGRIDRIESHNEYWLELDAHLRTDFNVFGYKNEDMLSIKTKARMKEIFRKTGIKVARGRVFTSTEDARALTKELGFPVIIKPNSGVGASDTYKIKSAEELEDFFGYQNPTVDYIMEEFIDGDIVTFDGLTDHEGNIVFYSSLEYSEAVLDTVEKDNDMFYYVPRDISPELIKLGEQCVEAFNVKERFFHFEFFRIKKTKDLMALEVNCRPPGGLTIDMWDYANDFDVFNEYAHIVKDNRFEAHITRPYNVVYIARKANKHYAHSIEDIETKFGHHIIEIESVPGIFAKIMGEVGILARTETMNEMRDIICFAHAKI from the coding sequence ATGGATAGAAAAATGAATTTTGTAATGATTTCCCCCCATTTTCCAGCAAATTTTGAGACTTTCGCCCACCGTTTATATGAAAATGGTATCAATACACTAGGGATTGCGGATACCCCTTATGAGCAATTAAGTCAGGGTTTACGTGATCATCTAACGGAGTATTACCGTGTTGATAATATGGAAGATTATGATCAGGTTTACCGTGCTGTTGCTTATTTTGCTCATAAGTATGGCAGAATTGATCGTATTGAATCCCATAATGAATATTGGTTGGAATTAGATGCCCATTTGCGGACGGATTTTAATGTTTTTGGTTATAAAAATGAAGATATGCTTTCTATCAAAACGAAAGCACGTATGAAAGAAATTTTCCGCAAGACAGGAATTAAAGTTGCTCGTGGCCGCGTCTTTACTAGCACTGAAGATGCTCGTGCTTTGACTAAGGAACTCGGTTTTCCGGTTATCATTAAACCCAACTCTGGTGTTGGTGCTTCGGATACATACAAAATCAAGTCAGCTGAAGAATTAGAAGACTTTTTTGGCTATCAAAATCCCACAGTTGACTATATCATGGAAGAATTCATTGATGGTGATATCGTTACTTTCGATGGCTTGACAGATCACGAAGGCAATATTGTCTTTTATTCTAGTTTGGAATATTCTGAAGCGGTTTTGGATACGGTAGAAAAAGATAACGATATGTTCTATTATGTCCCTCGCGACATCTCACCAGAGCTGATTAAACTAGGTGAGCAATGTGTTGAAGCCTTCAATGTTAAAGAACGTTTCTTCCATTTTGAATTCTTCCGTATTAAAAAGACTAAAGATTTAATGGCGCTTGAAGTTAACTGCCGTCCGCCAGGTGGCCTGACCATTGATATGTGGGACTATGCCAATGATTTTGATGTTTTTAATGAGTATGCCCATATTGTTAAAGACAATCGTTTTGAAGCTCATATCACTCGTCCTTATAACGTTGTTTATATAGCTCGTAAGGCTAATAAACATTATGCGCATAGCATAGAGGATATTGAAACTAAATTTGGCCATCATATTATTGAAATTGAGTCTGTTCCGGGTATTTTTGCTAAAATTATGGGAGAAGTTGGTATTTTAGCTCGAACAGAAACCATGAATGAAATGCGTGACATTATCTGTTTTGCTCATGCTAAAATCTAA
- the ftsX gene encoding permease-like cell division protein FtsX, whose protein sequence is MIRRFFRHLWQSIKNLKRNGWMTVAAVSSVTITLILVGIFAAFLLNTEKLASGIEKNVQINTYLQVDSKDNVKSYVDSNDANKTVNNPDYHKVYDQIKKIEHVKSITFSSKDEQLEKLKKTMGDDWNLFDGDSNPLYDVYIVQTTSPSEVKTVAKAIGKISGVDSVAYGGTDTDRIFGLANFVRTWGLAGTGLLVLVAIFLISNTIRITILSRRNEIQIMRLVGAKNGYIRTPFFFEGAWVGLIGAIIPAVVVGYLYIFAFEQFNPNLAAQNLSLYEPSPFIFYLIGAMFIVGILIGALGSILSMRRFLKI, encoded by the coding sequence ATGATTAGAAGATTTTTCCGTCATTTATGGCAATCCATTAAAAATTTAAAACGTAATGGCTGGATGACTGTTGCAGCGGTTAGCTCTGTAACCATTACCTTGATCTTGGTCGGTATCTTTGCAGCCTTTCTCTTAAATACTGAAAAGTTAGCATCTGGTATTGAAAAAAATGTTCAGATTAATACTTATTTGCAAGTTGATTCTAAGGATAATGTTAAATCTTATGTAGATTCAAATGATGCCAATAAAACAGTTAACAATCCTGATTATCATAAGGTATATGATCAAATTAAAAAAATTGAACACGTTAAATCAATTACCTTTTCAAGTAAGGATGAACAATTAGAGAAACTTAAGAAAACCATGGGAGACGATTGGAACTTGTTTGATGGGGATTCCAATCCTTTATATGATGTATACATTGTGCAGACAACTTCACCTAGTGAAGTCAAAACAGTAGCTAAAGCTATTGGGAAAATTTCTGGTGTTGATTCAGTTGCTTATGGCGGCACAGATACTGATCGTATTTTTGGTTTGGCTAACTTTGTTCGGACATGGGGACTTGCAGGAACTGGCCTCCTAGTTTTGGTTGCTATCTTTTTGATTTCCAATACGATTCGTATAACTATTTTGTCACGTCGTAATGAAATTCAAATCATGCGTTTAGTTGGTGCCAAAAATGGCTATATCAGAACGCCATTCTTCTTTGAAGGAGCTTGGGTTGGTCTTATTGGAGCGATTATTCCAGCGGTTGTTGTAGGTTACTTATATATCTTTGCATTTGAGCAATTCAATCCAAATCTTGCTGCTCAAAATCTCTCTCTTTATGAACCAAGTCCTTTCATCTTTTACCTTATTGGTGCCATGTTTATCGTTGGTATTTTGATTGGGGCTTTAGGCTCAATTTTATCAATGAGACGATTCTTGAAGATATAA